In Devosia beringensis, a single window of DNA contains:
- the trmFO gene encoding methylenetetrahydrofolate--tRNA-(uracil(54)-C(5))-methyltransferase (FADH(2)-oxidizing) TrmFO, translated as MSNSEPIHIIGGGLAGSEAAWQAAEAGAKVILHEMRPVRSTDAHQTDSLAELVCSNSFRSDDAEHNAVGLLHEEMRRCNSLIMACADKTQIPAGGALGVDRHGFSAAVTQAIENHPNITMAREEVAGMPPQDWRNVIIATGPLTSPAMAEAILAKTGEDSLAFFDAIAPIVHFDSINMDIVWAQSRYDKAGPGGTGADYLNCPMNKEQYFAFVEALKVAPLHEFKDWEKVPYFDGCLPIEVMAERGVETLRHGPMKPVGLTNPRDPLVKSYAIVQLRQDNALGTLWNMVGFQTKMRYGVQAEILRMIPGLENAQFARLGGLHRNTFLNSPKVLGPDLKLKADPRIRFAGQVTGVEGYVESAAVGLITGRLAAAEARGETMATPPNTTALGALVAHITGGHIESDSYSGARSFQPMNVNFGLFPPVTVTRPEDLVGRWRGTDKTQAKRKAITSRALEDLKAWA; from the coding sequence ATGTCCAATTCAGAACCCATCCACATTATCGGCGGCGGTCTCGCCGGCTCGGAGGCCGCCTGGCAGGCGGCCGAGGCCGGCGCCAAGGTCATCCTGCACGAAATGCGCCCCGTGCGCAGTACCGATGCGCACCAGACCGACAGCCTCGCCGAACTGGTCTGCTCTAACAGTTTTCGCTCCGACGACGCCGAGCACAATGCCGTCGGCCTGCTGCATGAAGAAATGCGGCGCTGCAATTCGCTGATCATGGCCTGCGCCGACAAGACGCAGATTCCGGCTGGTGGGGCCTTGGGCGTTGATCGGCATGGATTTTCTGCCGCGGTGACGCAGGCCATCGAAAACCATCCCAATATCACCATGGCGCGCGAGGAAGTCGCCGGCATGCCGCCCCAGGACTGGCGCAATGTCATCATTGCCACCGGCCCCCTCACCTCGCCGGCCATGGCGGAGGCCATTCTGGCCAAGACGGGCGAAGATTCCCTGGCCTTCTTTGACGCCATCGCCCCGATCGTGCATTTCGACAGCATCAATATGGATATTGTCTGGGCACAGTCGCGCTATGACAAGGCCGGCCCCGGCGGTACCGGCGCCGATTACCTCAACTGCCCCATGAACAAGGAGCAGTATTTTGCCTTTGTCGAGGCGCTCAAGGTCGCGCCGCTGCATGAGTTCAAGGACTGGGAAAAGGTCCCCTATTTCGACGGCTGCCTCCCCATCGAAGTGATGGCGGAACGCGGCGTCGAAACCCTGCGGCACGGCCCCATGAAGCCGGTCGGCCTGACCAATCCCCGCGACCCGTTGGTCAAGAGCTACGCCATCGTGCAGCTGCGGCAGGACAATGCGCTGGGCACGCTGTGGAACATGGTCGGCTTCCAGACCAAGATGCGCTACGGCGTGCAGGCCGAAATTCTGCGCATGATCCCGGGCCTCGAAAACGCCCAGTTCGCCCGGCTGGGCGGCCTGCATCGCAATACATTCCTCAACTCCCCCAAGGTGTTGGGACCCGATCTCAAGCTCAAGGCCGATCCGCGCATCCGATTTGCCGGCCAGGTCACCGGCGTCGAAGGCTATGTGGAAAGCGCTGCGGTCGGCCTCATAACCGGCCGCCTCGCTGCCGCCGAGGCGCGGGGCGAGACCATGGCGACGCCGCCCAATACGACGGCTCTCGGTGCCCTCGTCGCCCATATCACCGGCGGCCACATCGAATCCGACAGCTATAGCGGCGCCCGTAGCTTCCAGCCGATGAACGTCAATTTCGGCCTGTTTCCGCCCGTGACGGTGACGAGGCCCGAGGACCTGGTCGGACGCTGGCGCGGTACCGACAAGACCCAGGCCAAGCGCAAGGCGATCACCTCGCGGGCGCTTGAAGATCTCAAGGCCTGGGCATGA
- a CDS encoding YiiD C-terminal domain-containing protein — MTLAALETYLHDHIPLSRAMDVRVVSIADDAVVLGAPLAPNINHRDTVFGGSASAVAILSAWCLVHLRLTAAGQPSRVVIQRNSMEYLAPIAGDFTARATLDGNQDWSRFMTMLTRKGLARISITALLDYEGKTAGRLSGEFVAFGKDRL, encoded by the coding sequence ATGACACTGGCCGCACTCGAGACTTACCTGCATGACCACATTCCGCTCTCGCGGGCGATGGACGTGCGGGTGGTGTCGATTGCTGATGACGCCGTGGTGCTGGGCGCCCCGCTGGCGCCCAATATCAACCATCGGGATACCGTCTTCGGCGGCAGCGCGTCGGCGGTGGCCATTCTGTCGGCCTGGTGCCTGGTGCATCTGCGGCTGACAGCCGCCGGCCAGCCCAGCCGCGTAGTCATCCAGCGCAATAGCATGGAATATCTCGCCCCGATTGCCGGCGACTTCACCGCCCGCGCCACACTGGATGGCAATCAGGACTGGTCCCGCTTCATGACCATGCTGACTCGCAAGGGCCTGGCCCGGATCAGCATCACGGCACTGCTGGACTATGAGGGCAAGACCGCGGGACGCCTTTCCGGCGAGTTCGTGGCTTTCGGCAAAGACCGCCTCTAG
- a CDS encoding type 1 glutamine amidotransferase domain-containing protein, whose translation MQNLSGKTIAIVATNGFEQSELEVPLTTLREAGATVHVVSLEAGEIKGWDKDDWGKAVPVDKTVDAITADDYDAIVLPGGQINPDLLRVETKVLDLIKSFWTQKKVVAAVCHAPWLLVEAGIVKGRKVTSYASIKTDVINAGGLWEDSEVVSDQGLVTSRKPDDLPAFCAKIAEEILEGRHERRAA comes from the coding sequence GGTTTCGAGCAGTCCGAGCTCGAAGTACCGCTCACCACCCTGCGCGAGGCCGGCGCCACGGTCCACGTCGTTTCCCTTGAGGCCGGCGAGATCAAGGGTTGGGACAAGGACGATTGGGGCAAGGCCGTGCCGGTAGACAAGACGGTCGACGCTATCACCGCCGACGACTACGACGCGATCGTCCTGCCCGGCGGCCAGATCAATCCCGACCTGCTGCGCGTCGAGACAAAGGTTCTCGACCTCATCAAGTCATTCTGGACGCAGAAGAAAGTTGTCGCTGCGGTGTGTCACGCGCCCTGGCTGCTGGTCGAGGCTGGCATCGTCAAGGGCCGCAAGGTGACGTCCTACGCCTCCATCAAGACCGATGTCATCAATGCCGGCGGCCTCTGGGAAGACAGTGAAGTGGTCTCTGATCAGGGTCTCGTCACCAGCCGCAAGCCGGATGACCTGCCCGCCTTCTGCGCCAAGATTGCCGAGGAAATCCTCGAAGGCCGGCACGAGCGCCGCGCCGCCTAG
- the secD gene encoding protein translocase subunit SecD, producing the protein MQFSPVRTAIIAFVALMGVLFAIPSFLPQDVRDSWPGFLPRQTVVLGLDLQGGSHLLLQVDEGGIVTERLQTLRRDVRNTLANQNGIGNIITTDEPSRTLSVELTDPTQRDAARTAIEALQNNISNSLIAVGGTQELSFGETADGKLTVSLTPEGITERTSALVAQSIEVIRKRVDELGTTEPSIQRQGTNRVLVQVPGFGDSQRLKDIISRTARLTFHMVYPGMTAAQAEAQGLPAGTMILPSQDGGSELLYEDVALGGESLVDAQPSYDQQRAMPVVSFRFDTRGAITFGQITSSNVGKRFAIVLDDQVITAPVIQSAITGGTGQISGSFTTATANDLAVLLRAGALPASLDVVEERTVDASLGADSIQHGLTAGIVAATLVVAFMIVAYGLFGVFANISLILNIVLIFGALSMLGATLTLPGIAGIVLTIGMAVDANVLIYERMREEQKSGKSPLQAINAGFARAWGTIIDSHLTQLIAAVVLYFLGSGPVQGFAVTLALGILTSLFTSYTVTLYFVGMWYRARRPKTLKIQHFRFIPDGTRIPFMKISRYVIAFSIVASLLSIGSAYFKGFNLGIDFVGGTAIVIQHDGGPADVGSVREILAGLELGEVQVQGFGTPEDVLVRVQAQEGGQDADQVAVAKVREALATENYTIRSTEAVSGTVSSELAWKGTIAVVIALLAILVYIWFRFEWQFAMAAVTTTTHDIIMTIGLYSLTGLEFNLTSIAAVLTLVGLSLNETVVISDRVRENLRKHRKMPLPELIDMSINQTIVRTSLTSFTVFLALIPLVIFGGEVIRSFTIAMTFGVFVGMYSSIIVNGPILINFGLKAKSENDEDGKGKLADGSAV; encoded by the coding sequence CGCCATACCCAGTTTCCTGCCTCAGGATGTGCGGGATTCCTGGCCCGGTTTTTTGCCGCGGCAGACGGTGGTGCTCGGCCTCGATCTGCAGGGCGGCTCGCATCTGCTGCTACAGGTGGACGAAGGCGGCATCGTTACCGAGCGGTTGCAGACCTTGCGGCGCGACGTGCGCAATACGTTGGCCAACCAGAACGGCATCGGCAACATCATCACCACCGACGAGCCCAGCCGGACCCTGTCGGTCGAGCTCACCGATCCGACGCAGCGCGACGCGGCGCGCACCGCGATCGAGGCACTGCAGAACAATATTAGCAATTCGCTGATCGCCGTTGGCGGCACCCAGGAACTGTCATTTGGCGAGACCGCCGATGGCAAGCTGACGGTTTCGCTCACCCCGGAAGGCATTACCGAGCGCACCTCGGCGTTGGTGGCCCAGTCGATCGAGGTCATCCGCAAGCGCGTCGACGAATTGGGCACCACCGAACCGTCGATCCAGCGCCAGGGCACCAATCGCGTGCTGGTGCAGGTTCCCGGCTTTGGCGACAGCCAGCGCCTCAAGGACATTATTTCCCGCACGGCGCGCCTTACCTTCCACATGGTCTATCCCGGCATGACCGCTGCCCAGGCCGAGGCCCAGGGCCTGCCGGCCGGCACGATGATCCTGCCCAGCCAGGATGGCGGCAGCGAACTGCTTTATGAAGATGTCGCCCTTGGCGGCGAATCGCTGGTTGATGCCCAGCCCAGCTATGACCAGCAGCGGGCCATGCCCGTGGTCAGTTTCCGCTTCGATACCCGCGGCGCCATTACCTTTGGCCAGATCACCTCGTCCAATGTCGGCAAGCGCTTTGCCATCGTGCTCGACGATCAGGTCATCACCGCGCCGGTCATCCAGTCCGCTATTACTGGCGGCACCGGCCAGATCAGCGGCAGCTTCACCACGGCAACGGCCAATGATCTGGCTGTCCTGCTGCGCGCCGGTGCCTTGCCGGCCTCGCTTGACGTCGTCGAGGAGCGCACGGTTGACGCCAGCCTGGGTGCCGACTCCATCCAGCATGGCCTGACGGCCGGTATCGTCGCGGCGACGCTGGTCGTTGCCTTCATGATTGTTGCCTACGGTCTGTTCGGCGTCTTTGCCAATATCTCGCTCATCCTCAACATCGTGCTGATCTTCGGCGCGCTGTCGATGCTGGGCGCCACGCTGACCCTGCCCGGTATTGCCGGCATTGTGCTGACCATCGGCATGGCGGTCGACGCCAACGTGCTGATCTACGAGCGCATGCGAGAGGAACAGAAGTCCGGAAAGTCGCCGCTGCAGGCGATCAATGCGGGCTTCGCGCGGGCCTGGGGGACGATTATCGACTCTCATCTGACCCAGCTGATCGCCGCCGTCGTGCTGTACTTCCTCGGCTCAGGCCCGGTTCAGGGTTTTGCCGTAACACTGGCTCTAGGCATTCTGACGTCGCTGTTCACGTCCTACACGGTGACGCTGTATTTCGTGGGCATGTGGTATCGGGCGCGCCGGCCCAAGACGCTGAAGATCCAGCATTTCCGCTTCATTCCGGACGGCACTAGAATTCCGTTCATGAAGATCAGCCGCTATGTGATCGCCTTTTCGATCGTGGCCAGCTTGCTCTCGATCGGCTCTGCCTATTTCAAGGGCTTCAACCTCGGCATCGACTTTGTCGGCGGTACGGCCATCGTCATCCAGCATGATGGCGGCCCGGCCGATGTCGGCAGTGTGCGCGAAATTCTTGCCGGCCTCGAGCTGGGCGAGGTGCAGGTGCAGGGCTTTGGTACACCAGAGGATGTGCTGGTGCGCGTGCAGGCCCAGGAAGGCGGCCAGGATGCCGACCAGGTGGCCGTGGCCAAGGTACGTGAGGCCTTGGCGACCGAAAACTACACCATCCGCAGTACCGAGGCCGTCAGCGGCACCGTGTCGAGCGAGCTGGCCTGGAAGGGCACTATCGCGGTCGTCATCGCCCTGCTGGCCATCCTAGTCTATATCTGGTTCCGCTTCGAATGGCAGTTCGCCATGGCGGCGGTCACGACCACTACGCATGATATCATCATGACGATCGGGCTCTATTCGCTGACGGGGCTGGAGTTCAACCTTACCTCCATCGCGGCGGTGCTGACATTGGTGGGTCTGTCGCTCAACGAAACCGTGGTGATTTCTGACCGCGTGCGAGAGAACCTCCGAAAGCACCGCAAGATGCCGCTGCCCGAGCTGATCGACATGTCGATCAACCAGACCATCGTGCGCACGTCGCTGACCTCGTTCACAGTGTTCCTGGCGCTGATTCCGCTGGTGATCTTCGGTGGCGAAGTCATTCGCAGCTTCACCATCGCCATGACCTTCGGCGTGTTCGTGGGCATGTACTCCTCGATCATCGTCAACGGCCCGATCCTGATCAATTTCGGCCTCAAGGCGAAGTCGGAAAATGACGAAGACGGCAAGGGCAAGCTGGCCGACGGGTCGGCGGTCTGA
- a CDS encoding phytoene/squalene synthase family protein, translated as MSAESFAHAAEALRGGDRDRYLATLVLNGPHRDGVTALYAFNADIASIRERVSGPVPGEMRLQWWNDALEGEGHGAVRQNPVADALLDTLARYSLPNGTLLRLIGARRFDLYDDPMPDLETFEGYAGETVSTLYQLTAMILNDGETIETGDAAGHLGVAHAMIGHLRAFGPVSGQGRIMLPWSILQANGVREGEIFSGVESEGLSEALGQISELAGGHLAKAEAAIAVLPGHLKPAFAPIAVLKAQFNLLQRHSGGPFEAKPDDADWRKITRLTWWTWRNL; from the coding sequence ATGAGTGCAGAGAGTTTTGCCCATGCCGCCGAAGCCCTGCGCGGCGGCGACCGCGACCGTTACCTCGCCACGCTGGTTCTCAACGGTCCGCATCGCGATGGGGTCACCGCGCTCTATGCCTTCAACGCCGACATTGCCTCGATCCGTGAACGGGTCTCCGGGCCCGTGCCGGGGGAAATGCGCCTGCAGTGGTGGAATGATGCGCTTGAGGGTGAGGGGCACGGCGCCGTGCGCCAGAACCCGGTAGCGGACGCATTGCTCGACACGCTGGCGCGTTACTCTTTGCCCAATGGTACGCTGCTGCGCCTCATCGGCGCCCGACGGTTTGATCTCTATGACGATCCCATGCCCGATCTTGAGACTTTCGAGGGCTATGCGGGCGAGACGGTCTCCACGCTCTACCAGCTGACCGCCATGATCCTCAATGACGGCGAGACCATCGAGACCGGTGATGCCGCGGGGCATCTGGGCGTCGCCCATGCCATGATCGGCCACTTGCGGGCCTTCGGTCCCGTTTCCGGGCAGGGACGCATCATGCTGCCCTGGTCGATATTGCAGGCCAATGGGGTGCGTGAGGGCGAGATTTTCTCCGGCGTCGAAAGCGAGGGCTTGTCCGAAGCTTTGGGGCAGATCAGCGAGCTGGCCGGTGGTCATTTGGCCAAGGCAGAGGCGGCAATTGCCGTTCTGCCGGGTCACCTCAAGCCGGCCTTTGCGCCGATTGCCGTGCTAAAGGCGCAGTTCAACCTGCTGCAGCGCCATTCCGGCGGTCCGTTTGAAGCAAAGCCGGACGATGCCGACTGGCGCAAGATCACCCGGCTGACCTGGTGGACCTGGCGCAACCTCTAG
- a CDS encoding Mth938-like domain-containing protein — protein sequence MTLPGAGHFPQQVGIDAYGNSGFRFAEMSHRGSLLCLPTGMLGWAVTTPAEITLDSLTPLIAAADDIDVLMIGLGHDITGLSPDVRAALRAHGIIVEAITTGSAVRTYNVLLAEHRAVAAALIAVDRVR from the coding sequence ATGACGCTTCCCGGTGCCGGCCACTTTCCGCAGCAGGTCGGCATCGATGCCTATGGCAATAGCGGTTTCCGCTTTGCCGAGATGTCGCATCGCGGCTCTCTGCTGTGCCTGCCCACGGGCATGCTGGGCTGGGCCGTGACGACGCCGGCAGAGATCACGCTGGACAGCCTGACGCCGTTGATTGCCGCGGCTGACGACATCGACGTCCTCATGATCGGGCTGGGTCACGACATTACCGGTCTGTCGCCGGATGTACGGGCGGCGCTGCGCGCGCATGGCATCATCGTCGAGGCCATTACCACGGGCAGTGCGGTGCGGACCTATAATGTACTGCTCGCCGAACACCGCGCCGTGGCCGCGGCCTTGATCGCAGTCGACCGGGTTCGCTGA